The DNA region GATCTCTAGTTTAACAAATGCACATATTTATAGTATAGTTCAATCGCTGTACCCAGTTCTGCCTCAGATAAGTTCGCCCTCAAGTAAGCCTTTACTTCTTCTTCTTCTTCAACGGATAGACCACCTTCTGCAATACCAAACAAATAGTTTGTATCTAACTGGTTGTATATCCCAGCGCCGGTACTTAAGTCTGAATCTGATATTTGATCCTTATGTGTGATAATCTTCTGATTCACCCATTGATCCTTGACAACTTGCTCGGTGATGGCTTCCCCATCACTTAATGGAATCAAGGTCACATCCATAATATCAACTTCTTCATCAGGTAATGTAGTTGAAGTATCTTCAGCATGTGACACAGTAACATCTGTAATAGGCTCAAGGGTATCCTCATCCTTTTCAGAAATATCTGGATCTGCATCTATATCATGATCATTTAATTGTTCTATTTCATTAAGTAGATCTTCTAGTTCCTGGGGGTTCTTATCCATATGTTCATCCCACATGGTTTCATAAGTTTCCCGCAGTTTCTGCTCTTGCATCCTTTCAAGTTCTTGCTCAAACTGCTTTTTCAAGTCTTCTACATCAATATCCTGACCCGGTTTCTGATTAGACATGACAAAAGGAATTGAGAAACCAATGATTACGCATAAACCAAGGCCAATTATTATTTTCTTAACCATCACGATTACCCTACTCTCACTTATTCGGTTGCGGTTTCTTCTTCTGAGTCTTCCGCTTCAATAACTACGACGGTTTCAATATGTGTAGCCATTCTATAGAGCATTACAACCGCTTCGGCCCTAGTAGCAAATCTTTTGGCCTTGAAGTTTTTCTTACCATCTTCATCATAGCCCTGAATGATACCAAGTTTGGCAGCAAGTGCTGAACCTTTTTTCGACCAAGCTTCTATAAGATCTTTATCGTCATATTCATTAAGTAAGACATCTATCTCTTCGTCTGTTGGGTCTTCTATTTCTCTAGCTTTTAACACACGACTGATCATTGTCGCCATTTCTTCACGTGTCACCTTTTGATGTGGTTTAAAAACACCATTTCCATAACCTGAAATGATACCGTTTTCAGCCGCCGCTCTTAGATCATCATAGAACCAGTCTGATGGTTTAACATCTTCAAATGTACTCACTTCAGATGTTGGTATGAGCTCTAGCATCCTTGATAGCATAGATGCAAATTCAGCTCTCGTAATAAACCCGGAAGGATCAAATTTGGTTTCTGACTTACCTTTTACAATGCCATAACCAAACAAAGTTTCTATGGCTTCTTTCGCCCATTCAAATCCGAAGGTATCTAGGAATGTTGGGACAGCTAAAGCAATATCTTCGTCCGTCAAATCTACAAATGGAGGAGGATTACCGCCACCGCCACCGCCGCCTGCTCCACCGCCAGGTCCACCGGTTGAGGCAAGACGCACAAAACCAAAACGATTGAAATATCTATAGAGTTGGGTTCGATCATTTGGTGAAGCTGTGTTATAAAAGTCTACAAAGTCCTGTAAACCGTCTAATACAGTTTCAGAATGATCAATATCATCATTTAATTTTGAATTGGCTATGGTGATAATTTTTTGAGCCTCTACACGATCCAGTGTGAAGCTTGAATTTGGTGTTTGCGCTACTAAAAAAGGAACGGAAATACCAAGGGAATTTAATAGAATTGCATCATTTAATAAATCAAACAGTTTATCCATTCTAGCAAAACCCGCATCTAGTG from Petrocella atlantisensis includes:
- a CDS encoding S-layer homology domain-containing protein encodes the protein MKRILATLMAFTMLLNLFGVQVFGAEVTEPDLVTAFVDHVFDLEHKDQFVDLIAVIRKVDEKEDMLEAYEKAFNGLTSGQQDRLESFGVTLDAMEAFVDYIMTETYGEKKLEEYLGLSSNPNRPADKDAFRASIEARESEFRAALEAAGADIAALDAGFARMDKLFDLLNDAILLNSLGISVPFLVAQTPNSSFTLDRVEAQKIITIANSKLNDDIDHSETVLDGLQDFVDFYNTASPNDRTQLYRYFNRFGFVRLASTGGPGGGAGGGGGGGNPPPFVDLTDEDIALAVPTFLDTFGFEWAKEAIETLFGYGIVKGKSETKFDPSGFITRAEFASMLSRMLELIPTSEVSTFEDVKPSDWFYDDLRAAAENGIISGYGNGVFKPHQKVTREEMATMISRVLKAREIEDPTDEEIDVLLNEYDDKDLIEAWSKKGSALAAKLGIIQGYDEDGKKNFKAKRFATRAEAVVMLYRMATHIETVVVIEAEDSEEETATE